The following proteins are encoded in a genomic region of Mycolicibacterium rutilum:
- a CDS encoding AMP-binding protein encodes MRTIPVELTRRYEEQGWWTPDTLGELLARHLAANPDTGFWVHSQTRPYAGTFADVEHRARRLAAGLRRRGVGPGDVVALQLPNWMEAAVTFWATTFLGAVVVPIVHFYGRKELAHILSTARPKVFVTAREFGRMRFEPDLAAAVPIVGLVGEDFEDLLDAEPMTGTLAADPSGPALIAFTSGTTNNPKGVVHSHQTLGFETRQLLENYPKDRGRQLTATPIGHFIGMVGAFLIPVLEGAPIDLCDVWDPGRVLKLMETEGMSIGGGPPYFVTSLLDHPDCTEAHRSLFTTVGLGGSTVPAAVTRRLADMGFFVFRSYGSTEHPSITGSRPTAPEDKRLYTDGDPRPGVEIKLSEEGEILSRGPDLCLGYTDDELTRRAFDDDGWYHTGDIGVLDEDGYLTITDRKADVIIRGGENISALEVEEVLLTMPSVAEAVVVAAPDDRLGERTAAVLRIRGGHQMPTLDDVRAHFRRAGVAIQKWPEELHEVPDGQDYPRTASGKVQKFRVREMVRQAAVG; translated from the coding sequence ATGCGCACCATTCCTGTCGAGCTGACCAGACGCTACGAGGAGCAGGGGTGGTGGACGCCCGACACGCTCGGTGAGCTGCTGGCCCGCCACCTCGCGGCCAACCCGGACACCGGGTTCTGGGTGCACTCCCAAACCCGGCCGTACGCCGGCACTTTCGCCGATGTCGAACACCGGGCCCGTCGGCTGGCGGCAGGGTTGAGGCGCCGCGGGGTGGGGCCGGGCGACGTGGTCGCCCTGCAGCTGCCGAACTGGATGGAAGCGGCGGTCACCTTCTGGGCGACGACCTTTCTCGGTGCGGTCGTCGTACCGATCGTGCATTTCTACGGGCGGAAAGAACTCGCCCACATCCTGTCGACCGCACGGCCCAAGGTGTTCGTCACCGCCCGCGAATTCGGGCGGATGCGGTTCGAACCCGATCTGGCCGCCGCCGTCCCGATCGTCGGCCTGGTCGGCGAAGACTTCGAGGACCTTCTCGACGCCGAGCCGATGACCGGAACTCTGGCCGCCGATCCGTCGGGCCCGGCGTTGATCGCGTTCACCTCCGGCACCACCAACAACCCCAAAGGTGTTGTGCACAGCCATCAGACGCTGGGCTTCGAAACCCGCCAGTTGCTGGAGAACTATCCGAAGGACCGCGGCCGGCAACTGACGGCCACACCGATCGGTCACTTCATCGGGATGGTCGGTGCGTTCCTGATCCCGGTGCTCGAGGGTGCGCCGATCGACCTGTGCGACGTGTGGGACCCGGGCCGGGTACTCAAACTCATGGAGACCGAGGGCATGTCGATCGGCGGCGGGCCGCCGTACTTCGTCACCAGCCTGCTCGACCACCCCGACTGCACCGAAGCGCACCGGTCACTGTTCACCACCGTCGGGCTCGGCGGATCGACCGTGCCGGCCGCGGTGACCCGGCGTCTCGCCGACATGGGCTTCTTCGTCTTCCGGTCCTACGGCAGCACCGAGCATCCGTCGATCACCGGCTCGCGCCCGACCGCGCCGGAGGACAAGCGCCTCTACACCGACGGTGACCCCCGGCCCGGTGTCGAGATCAAATTGAGCGAGGAGGGCGAGATCCTCTCCCGCGGACCGGATCTGTGCCTGGGCTACACCGATGACGAGCTCACCCGGCGGGCATTCGACGACGACGGGTGGTACCACACCGGGGACATCGGCGTACTCGACGAGGACGGATACCTGACGATCACCGACCGCAAGGCCGACGTGATCATCCGCGGCGGCGAGAACATCTCGGCGCTCGAGGTCGAAGAGGTGCTGCTGACCATGCCCAGTGTTGCCGAAGCCGTCGTGGTGGCCGCGCCCGACGACCGACTCGGCGAGCGGACGGCCGCGGTGCTGCGCATCCGCGGCGGCCATCAGATGCCGACGCTCGACGACGTGCGCGCGCACTTTCGGCGGGCGGGCGTGGCGATCCAGAAGTGGCCCGAGGAGCTGCACGAGGTGCCCGACGGGCAGGACTATCCGCGCACCGCCAGCGGCAAGGTGCAGAAGTTCCGGGTCCGCGAAATGGTGCGCCAAGCCGCCGTTGGTTAG
- a CDS encoding amidohydrolase family protein, whose protein sequence is MGQLSHRVDIPFPLFDADNHLYEPPEAMTKYLPKEYKDIVQYVEINGRTKIAIKGQISNYIPNPTFSVVAKPGAWEEYFKFGNPDGKSKRELFGEPMRSIPAFFEPAPRLELMNELGVDRSLMFPTLASLIEERLRDDPVAIHVIIHSLNEWLHEVWGFNYQNRIFTTPVITLPIVEKAIEELEWAVARGARAILIRPAPVPGFRGPRSFALPEFDPFWERVVHHDIFVGMHSSDSGYSRYTSEWDGVAQEMLPFQTNAMNILNEWRPIQDAVASWVIHGALFRHPKLKVGIVEAGSKWMFPLLDSMAEVYKKAPEAFLGNPIEEIKNRIYVSPFYEEGIDDLINLIGVDQVLYGSDWPHPEGLAEPTHYVTALEHLSVEDQAKIMGGNLGRLVTV, encoded by the coding sequence ATGGGGCAACTTTCACACCGGGTTGACATCCCGTTTCCGCTGTTCGATGCGGACAACCACCTCTACGAGCCGCCGGAGGCGATGACCAAGTACCTCCCGAAGGAGTACAAGGACATCGTCCAGTACGTGGAGATCAACGGGCGGACCAAGATCGCGATCAAGGGTCAGATCAGCAACTACATCCCGAACCCGACGTTCTCCGTGGTCGCCAAGCCGGGCGCCTGGGAGGAGTACTTCAAGTTCGGCAACCCGGACGGAAAGAGCAAGCGCGAGCTCTTCGGTGAGCCGATGCGCTCGATCCCGGCGTTCTTCGAGCCCGCGCCGCGCCTGGAGCTGATGAACGAACTCGGCGTCGACCGCTCGCTGATGTTCCCGACGCTGGCCAGCCTCATCGAGGAGCGGCTGCGCGACGATCCGGTCGCCATCCACGTCATCATCCACTCGCTCAACGAGTGGCTGCACGAGGTCTGGGGCTTCAACTACCAGAACCGCATCTTCACCACCCCGGTGATCACGCTGCCGATCGTCGAGAAGGCGATCGAGGAGCTGGAGTGGGCCGTCGCGCGCGGCGCCCGTGCCATCCTCATCCGCCCGGCCCCGGTGCCCGGCTTCCGTGGCCCCCGGTCGTTCGCGCTGCCCGAGTTCGACCCGTTCTGGGAGCGAGTGGTGCATCACGACATCTTCGTGGGCATGCACTCGTCGGACAGCGGTTACTCGCGCTACACCTCGGAGTGGGACGGCGTGGCCCAGGAGATGCTGCCGTTCCAGACCAACGCCATGAACATCCTCAACGAGTGGCGCCCGATCCAGGATGCCGTGGCGTCCTGGGTGATCCACGGTGCGCTGTTCCGGCACCCGAAGCTCAAGGTGGGCATCGTCGAGGCCGGTTCGAAGTGGATGTTCCCGCTGCTCGACTCGATGGCCGAGGTGTACAAGAAGGCTCCGGAAGCCTTCCTGGGCAACCCGATCGAGGAGATCAAGAACCGCATCTACGTCAGCCCGTTCTACGAGGAGGGCATCGACGACCTGATCAACCTCATCGGTGTGGACCAGGTGCTCTACGGCTCCGACTGGCCGCATCCGGAGGGCCTGGCCGAGCCGACGCACTACGTGACCGCGCTCGAACACCTCTCGGTCGAGGATCAGGCCAAGATCATGGGCGGCAACCTGGGTCGTCTCGTCACGGTGTGA
- a CDS encoding FadD3 family acyl-CoA ligase, whose amino-acid sequence MTHGWQTIPEMVLSAADRFGDAEAVVDGPLRLSFTELVHRIRCAAGAFADSGVGKGDRVAIWAPNSAEWIVAAFGLMTAGGVLVPVNTRFKPEEAGDVITRSGAKAVLVQKDFLGLDYSVGTDVPVIDLKSGFLSAGSPFECAIDGTDIADVIFTSGTTGRPKGAMMNHLQTLRAYEEWATLADLRRGDRYLMINPYFHTFGLKAGLVASFLRGATMLPVAAFDVDTVVETIERERITMLPGPPTLYHSLLTVSDKSRLASLRAGVTGAADIPVELIRRIRDELPFQTLMTGYGLTEAGNVTLSRPGDSPEDVATTAGLPCEDVEVRIADDGEVLVRGYNVMQGYLDDPRATAEAIDADGYLHTGDLGEFTATGRLRIVGRKKDMFIVGGFNAYPAEIEGFLLEHPEVAQAAVIGVPDERLGQVGKAFVVRKDGQVTLTGEALISWSRDRMAGYKVPRYVEFLDELPLNATGKVMKDRLQDNLR is encoded by the coding sequence GTGACGCACGGTTGGCAGACCATCCCCGAGATGGTCTTGAGCGCGGCGGACCGCTTCGGCGACGCAGAAGCGGTCGTCGACGGTCCGCTGCGCTTGTCCTTCACCGAGCTGGTGCATCGAATCCGGTGCGCCGCAGGTGCATTCGCCGACTCCGGTGTCGGCAAGGGGGATCGGGTCGCGATCTGGGCGCCGAACTCGGCGGAGTGGATCGTCGCGGCGTTCGGCCTGATGACCGCGGGCGGCGTGCTGGTGCCGGTCAACACGCGATTCAAGCCCGAGGAGGCCGGCGACGTCATCACCCGCAGCGGTGCGAAGGCCGTGCTGGTGCAGAAGGACTTCCTCGGCCTGGACTATTCGGTGGGAACCGACGTGCCGGTCATCGACCTGAAGTCCGGATTCCTGTCCGCCGGTTCGCCTTTCGAGTGCGCGATCGACGGCACCGACATCGCCGACGTCATCTTCACCTCGGGCACCACCGGCAGGCCCAAGGGCGCGATGATGAACCATCTTCAGACGCTGCGGGCGTACGAGGAGTGGGCGACGCTGGCGGATCTGCGCCGCGGCGACCGCTATCTGATGATCAATCCGTACTTCCACACGTTCGGGCTCAAGGCCGGGCTCGTCGCGTCGTTCCTGCGGGGCGCGACGATGCTGCCGGTGGCTGCCTTCGATGTCGACACCGTCGTGGAAACCATTGAGCGCGAACGCATCACGATGCTTCCCGGTCCGCCGACGCTGTATCACTCGCTTCTGACCGTGTCCGACAAGAGCCGGCTGGCCAGCCTGCGCGCGGGAGTGACCGGCGCGGCCGACATCCCGGTCGAGCTGATCCGGCGCATCCGCGACGAGCTGCCGTTCCAGACTCTGATGACCGGCTACGGGCTCACCGAGGCCGGCAACGTCACGCTGTCGCGGCCCGGCGACAGCCCCGAAGACGTCGCGACGACCGCGGGCCTGCCGTGCGAGGACGTCGAGGTGCGCATCGCCGACGACGGTGAGGTGCTGGTGCGGGGCTACAACGTCATGCAGGGCTACCTCGACGATCCCCGCGCGACAGCCGAGGCCATCGACGCCGACGGCTACCTGCACACCGGTGATCTCGGTGAGTTCACGGCCACGGGCCGCCTTCGTATCGTCGGGCGCAAGAAGGACATGTTCATCGTCGGCGGATTCAACGCCTACCCCGCCGAGATCGAGGGCTTCCTGCTCGAGCATCCCGAGGTGGCGCAGGCGGCGGTGATCGGGGTCCCCGACGAGCGGTTGGGGCAGGTCGGCAAGGCGTTCGTCGTCCGTAAGGACGGGCAGGTCACGCTGACCGGAGAGGCCCTCATATCGTGGAGCCGCGACAGAATGGCGGGGTACAAGGTGCCGCGCTATGTAGAGTTCCTCGACGAGTTGCCGTTGAACGCCACCGGCAAAGTGATGAAGGACCGCCTTCAGGACAATCTGCGCTGA